Proteins encoded in a region of the Candidatus Desulfatibia profunda genome:
- a CDS encoding cytochrome c, with translation MKNALIILLVVLLAASFAFSAEPEPDGKALFEAKCSRCHALDRSLKKTKTLPEWKKTTAKMAKYAKGAITEKEAEQIAEYLAGRNEK, from the coding sequence ATGAAAAACGCACTTATAATTTTACTGGTTGTTCTTTTGGCGGCATCATTTGCCTTTTCTGCGGAACCGGAACCGGACGGCAAAGCACTCTTTGAGGCCAAGTGCAGCCGTTGCCATGCTCTCGATCGTTCTTTGAAAAAAACCAAGACCCTGCCGGAATGGAAAAAAACAACCGCAAAAATGGCAAAATACGCCAAAGGCGCAATTACTGAAAAAGAGGCCGAACAAATTGCCGAATATCTGGCCGGCCGAAACGAAAAATAA